The nucleotide sequence AACAGACCCTCACTCACCGGGCCGAGCCCGCCGAGCTCGAGGCCACCGGGGGTCTTGCTCTTGTCGCTGTTGACCGTGTCGAGGTAGGCGATGATGTCCTGCTTGTTCTTCGCCGGCATCACGGTGTCGGGGAAGTTGGGCATGTTCTGCGGGCCGGTCTGCATGGCCTCGTAGAGATGCTTGGCGCTGACCCCCTCGAGGCCCGGTGCGTACTTGCCGTTGGTCAGGGCGCCACCCTTGCCGGCGAAGTTGTGGCACTGCGCGCAGTTCGTACGGAAGAGCTCCCCGCCCTTCGCCACGTCCGCGCCGTCCGGGCTGTACTCGCTCTTGGTGGGCGTCACCGGACCCGCACCGAGCGAGGCGATGTAGGCGGCGAGCTGCTCGGTATCGGCGTCCGAGTAGATCTTCTTCTTCTTCGGCACCTGGGCGCCCGGCTGCTGCGCGGGCATACGGCCGGTGCCGACCTGGAAGTCCACGGCGGCGGAGCCGACGCCGACCAGGCTCGGGCCGTCAGAGGTCCCCTGACCGCCCGTGCCATGGCAGCTGGCGCAGCCGACGGCATAGAGCTTCTTGCCCTCCTCGATGGCGAGGGACTGGGCGGAGCTGTCGTCGGCCTTCGCCTCGCTCGGCGAAAACGCGGCGTACAGCCCCCCAGTGACCGCCAGCGCGAAGAGTAGGACGACGAGCGCAGCCAGCGGATGGCGCCGTCGTGCGGAGAGCTTTTTCACGGATTACCCCGGTGTCAGGATCTTCTGCGTCGATGCTGTTTAGGACGTGATTCCGGTGCGGTGACCGGCTTACTTGATCATGTAGATCGTGGCGAAGAGGCCGATCCAGACGACATCGACGAAGTGCCAGTAGTAGGACACGACGATGGCCGCCGTCGCCTGCTGGTGGGTGAACCTCTTGGCCGCGTACGTCCTGCCCAGGACAAACAGGAAGGCGATCAGGCCGCCCGTCACATGCATGCCGTGGAAGCCGGTGGTCAGGTAGAACACCGAGCCGTACGGGTCGGAGGAGAGCGAGAGCCCGTCCTTCTTGACCAGCTCGGTGTATTCGAAGATCTGACCGCCGATGAAGATCGCGCCCATGATGAAGGTGATCACGAACCAGGTGCGCAGCTTCTTCACGTCGCCGCGCTCGGCGGCGAAGACGCCGAGCTGGCAGGTGAGGGAGGAGAGCACCAGGATCGTGGTGTTCGTCGCGGAGAACGGGAAGTTCAGCGCGGACGCCATTTCCTTCCAGTGCTCGGCTCCGGTCACCGATCGCAGGGTGAAGTACATCGCGAAGAGGGCCGCGAAGAACATCAGCTCGGAACTCAGCCAGATGATGGTTCCGACGCTGGTGAGGTTCGGCCGGTTGACCGACGGGTGCGCGTGCCCGGTTTCTACTGCTGTTGCTGTCGCCACGACCGACATTATGTCGGTCGCTTATCCAGCGCTCACTCCCGGGGGTCCCGTTCGGAGTGTCAAGGACCGTGGCGAGGGCATCGACCCTGCTCGTCGGGGTTGTTCGGGACAGTCCCCCGAAGGAGGGAGAGATCCGTACGCCCCCTCCTCCGGACGGCTGTACGGGAGTAGCATCCGCCACAGGAGCCCGGCAGATCACTTACTTCGCCCGGAGGTCATGATGCGGCCGATCGCAACGGTGCTGGTCTACAGCGATGACGCGAGCACCCGCGAACAGGTGCGCCTCGCGGCCGGCCGGCGGCCCGCCGCCGATGTGCCACCGGTGGAATTTCTGGAGTGCGCCACCCTCCCGGCCGTTCTCTCGGCGCTGGAGGAGGGCGGCATC is from Streptomyces hygroscopicus and encodes:
- a CDS encoding cytochrome B, producing the protein MSVVATATAVETGHAHPSVNRPNLTSVGTIIWLSSELMFFAALFAMYFTLRSVTGAEHWKEMASALNFPFSATNTTILVLSSLTCQLGVFAAERGDVKKLRTWFVITFIMGAIFIGGQIFEYTELVKKDGLSLSSDPYGSVFYLTTGFHGMHVTGGLIAFLFVLGRTYAAKRFTHQQATAAIVVSYYWHFVDVVWIGLFATIYMIK
- a CDS encoding cystathionine beta-lyase; its protein translation is MKKLSARRRHPLAALVVLLFALAVTGGLYAAFSPSEAKADDSSAQSLAIEEGKKLYAVGCASCHGTGGQGTSDGPSLVGVGSAAVDFQVGTGRMPAQQPGAQVPKKKKIYSDADTEQLAAYIASLGAGPVTPTKSEYSPDGADVAKGGELFRTNCAQCHNFAGKGGALTNGKYAPGLEGVSAKHLYEAMQTGPQNMPNFPDTVMPAKNKQDIIAYLDTVNSDKSKTPGGLELGGLGPVSEGLFGWVFGMGAMIVLTIWVAARTAKAKKS